In Fusarium falciforme chromosome 10, complete sequence, a single genomic region encodes these proteins:
- a CDS encoding Protein kinase domain-containing protein, translating into MVDPGTGIAIAQIAFFAACKAVDAFGTALHYFDDAEALTVALEIERLRLQAWGANSGLAEGTLAPHLSLASEVLLRELQVISRMFEDADKVRERYGVKIEGEESTSKAVSSFVARMRKSLRSSGVKLYGGTPLAVDTAEPEDSETARKNSGISRSMSSRVRWAIRDKDQLKKLVTGLRDEIDLLNKLLTETQRRSFVNDYERIHVVVVGSAVDDKSLAMIREAVDMDRDGDTLAKIDRKSLANNEDRSLRANVSQVAMKSLRLAQYDIPSDFATQNRFLAARKDDPIMLCLFERKSFEPDLDHSSKMMLWSRVQRLISLLALPPSSGFKVPQAIGYIHDPEHYCWWLVFQFPQMSRQAPGDFSKPLSLYNLLQPEYKPRPPLEKRFRLASDISSTFHQLYSSSWMHKSIRSDNILFPYQNSEGPSPGQLASPIVCGFEYSRLETEAQTIDRSKANSNPAVAMYRHPDYQGEAAQGYKVQYDIYSLGLVLLEIGIWAPLTSLFDSKRGKTSSSRSSLSTDVKHFHSPEAKILRERVRSTVDKDLPFRMGSSYAALTRWCVDYSEQSSETMDEPPNHALEFYNRVVEPLYSLSLGYSEAGD; encoded by the coding sequence ATGGTGGACCCCGGGACAGGAATTGCCATCGCTCAGATCGCCTTCTTCGCGGCCTGCAAGGCAGTCGACGCCTTTGGCACTGCCCTCCACTACTTTGACGATGCCGAAGCCCTCACCGTGGCCCTCGAGATTGAGCGTCTGAGGCTTCAGGCCTGGGGCGCCAACTCGGGTTTGGCTGAGGGTACCCTGGCGCCTCACCTTAGCCTCGCGAGCGAGGTCCTTCTTCGAGAGCTTCAGGTCATTTCTCGCATGTTTGAAGACGCGGACAAGGTTCGAGAACGATACGGCGTCAAGATCGAGGGCGAGGAATCTACCTCGAAAGCCGTGTCGAGCTTCGTGGCTCGCATGCGAAAGTCACTACGGTCTAGCGGGGTTAAACTCTACGGAGGAACACCCTTAGCAGTAGACACTGCAGAGCCGGAAGATTCGGAAACCGCCAGAAAGAACAGCGGCATCTCTCGCAGCATGTCTAGTCGTGTACGATGGGCTATCAGAGACAAAGAtcagctcaagaagctcgtcaCTGGCCTTCGCGACGAGATTGATCTCTTAAACAAGCTCTTGACCGAAACGCAAAGGAGAAGCTTCGTCAACGACTACGAGCGCATCCATGTCGTTGTTGTCGGTAGCGCGGTAGACGACAAGTCTCTAGCCATGATCAGAGAAGCAGTTGACATggatcgagatggagatACTCTGGCCAAGATTGATCGAAAGTCCCTCGCAAACAACGAAGATCGGTCGTTACGAGCAAACGTCTCACAGGTTGCCATGAAGTCTTTACGGCTAGCACAATATGATATCCCATCAGACTTTGCAACGCAAAACCGCTTCTTGGCAGCAAGAAAGGACGATCCCATCATGCTATGTCTGTTTGAACGCAAGTCATTTGAACCAGACTTGGACCACAGCTCAAAGATGATGCTCTGGAGTCGGGTTCAGAGACTCATCTCGCTATTGGCCCTGCCTCCATCGTCTGGCTTCAAGGTCCCACAGGCGATTGGCTATATTCACGACCCAGAGCACTACTGCTGGTGGCTTGTCTTTCAATTTCCCCAAATGTCTAGACAAGCTCCAGGGGATTTTTCAAAACCACTATCTTTGTACAATCTACTACAGCCAGAGTATAAACCTCGACCACCTCTGGAGAAGCGCTTCAGGTTAGCAAGCGATATCTCATCAACCTTCCATCAGCTCTACAGCAGTAGCTGGATGCACAAGAGTATCCGCAGCGACAATATTCTGTTCCCTTATCAAAACTCAGAGGGTCCTAGCCCTGGTCAGTTGGCTTCACCTATTGTCTGTGGCTTCGAGTATTCAAGGCTGGAAACAGAGGCCCAGACTATCGACCGTTCCAAGGCCAATAGCAACCCTGCAGTTGCCATGTACCGTCACCCTGATTACCAAGGTGAAGCAGCACAGGGGTACAAGGTCCAGTATGATATATACAGCTTAGGACTTGTCCTGTTGGAAATTGGTATCTGGGCGCCGCTCACAAGTCTGTTTGATTCTAAACGTGGGAAAACATCTAGCAGCCGGTCCTCCTTATCAACAGACGTGAAACACTTCCACAGCCCCGAAGCAAAAATTCTGAGGGAAAGAGTTAGATCGACCGTTGATAAAGACCTACCGTTCCGGATGGGGTCAAGCTACGCGGCCTTGACACGTTGGTGTGTTGACTACAGCGAGCAATCCTCGGAGACGATGGATGAGCCGCCGAATCATGCACTGGAATTTTACAATCGGGTAGTTGAGCCTCTATATAGTCTTAGTCTTGGATATTCCGAAGCAGGCGATTGA
- a CDS encoding Zn(2)-C6 fungal-type domain-containing protein, with amino-acid sequence MQQYPIDDVGPSGAFTPAPSSHPPTSVRSLLSEDTPPSSNRGPPSQSPVLTSSAAAAVLASLDRGAESIAENPLLSPEPTQGSEENDGDGFQLYGATSLLHDQSSRTLLADRKREGSQERATSKDAVRDRLVSYAALRRQEEVALYSSPSITSKIDFDGVPMDTALHLLDLHWNRQHLSYLLTYRPAIMDSLIHNGPYVNKLLLNAIYFQSSLYSDRTSLLRQDPQDPQTMGMAFYERFKSLLVDHIDKPTIPTIVALLTCGACLVPRGKQSAGWVFCGIAYRMMTDLGCHLDIEPTSQAGQGFKLTPIDVEMRKRIYWAAYVGDKLQSLFLGRPPAIHETAGGVSEEFLDTYEEMEEWRPYVDPEARPFDSSPPAYRGRPCYAISTFRCLLQLCRMISRIIDAFYTTDNTGLSKQSVESVTASLIQKRQEVREQLRQFRESIPSWLQFEPGVDPTPPPHQVTPHALYWASVILTELPFTNHGRTTFANELSPFQSSDQDESRRKCIEAALHIWKLVEAYKKTFTLRRAQYGISYATYCAVLVILEHTDQNCDEYIECIRFFWQALLEFQRGCNYGLKRPLRLLKSLMSRIERVTKNINMEAAATTNCPDLSVFQADMASLFGTGQTGDAWSGPWVAQDGLVADNTLFGIADDRLLGAYM; translated from the exons ATGCAGCAATACCCGATAGACGATGTTGGTCCATCAGGAGCTTTTACACCTGCTCCCTCGAGTCATCCACCCACCAGCGTACGCTCTCTCTTGTCTGAAGACACGCCACCGAGTTCAAATCGAGGACCACCCAGCCAGTCTCCGGTACTCACGTCGTCGGCAGCCGCCGCAGTGCTGGCATCTCTGGACAGAGGCGCTGAATCGATCGCTGAGAACCCGTTGCTATCACCCGAACCCACGCAAGGGAGCGAAGAAAACGATGGAGATGGCTTCCAGTTGTATGGTGCCACCAGCTTGCTGCACGATCAGTCGTCAAGAACGCTCTTGGCCGACAGAAAGAGGGAAGGGAGCCAGGAGCGTGCGACATCAAAAGATGCCGTCAGAGATCGACTCGTTTCATACGCTGCCCTTAGAAGACAGGAAGAAGTGGCCCTATACTCATCCCCGAGTATCACATCCAAGATCGACTTTGACGGGGTACCCATGGACACGGCTCTGCACCTATTGGATTTGCACTGGAACCGCCAGCATCTGTCATATCTCCTCACCTATCGGCCAGCCATTATGGATAGTCTCATCCATAATGGACCATACGTCAATAAACTACTCCTGAACGCCATCTACTTCCAAAGCAGTTTGTATAGCGATCGGACCTCTCTGTTACGCCAAGACCCCCAAGACCCGCAGACTATGGGCATGGCCTTTTACGAGCGATTCAAGTCTCTCCTAGTCGACCACATCGACAAACCTACTATACCAACTATCGTGGCTCTCCTAACCTGTGGCGCATGTTTGGTCCCGCGTGGCAAGCAGAGCGCTGGCTGGGTATTCTGTGGCATCGCCTACAGGATGATGACAGACCTTGGATGCCATTTGGATATTGAGCCAACGTCACAGGCTGGACAGGGCTTTAAACTCACTCCCATTGATGTTGAGATGAGAAAGAGGATCTACTGGGCCGCTTATGTTGGAGACAAACTGCAGTCTCTGTTCCTGGGTCGTCCTCCAGCGATACATGAGACAGCAGGTGGTGTCTCTGAAGAATTCCTGGATACTTACGAAGAGATGGAAGAATGGAGACCATACGTGGATCCAGAGGCACGGCCATTTGACAGTAGCCCCCCAGCTTATCGAGGACGACCATGTTATGCGATAAGCACATTCCGATGTTTGCTTCAGCTCTGCCGTATGATATCTCGCATTATAGATGCTTTCTACACAACTGACAACACTGGCCTATCAAAACAATCTGTTGAATCTGTCACGGCAAGCCTGATACAGAAGAGACAAGAGGTTAGGGAACAGCTGCGTCAATTCAGGGAGAGCATCCCCTCATGGCTTCAGTTCGAACCAGGAGTAGATCCTACTCCACCACCGCACCAGGTAACGCCTCA TGCACTCTATTGGGCTTCAGTAATACTCACAGAACTGCCCTTCACAAACCACGGTCGCACAACCTTTGCAAATGAACTCAGCCCATTTCAATCCAGCGACCAAGACGAAAGCCGAAGAAAATGTATTGAAGCTGCACTGCACATCTGGAAACTCGTGGAAGCATACAAAAAGACATTCACCTTGAGACGCGCGCAGTATGGCATATCCTACGCCACATATTGTGCGGTGCTTGTCATTCTTGAACACACTGACCAAAACTGCGATGAGTACATTGAATGCATCCGTTTTTTCTGGCAGGCTTTGTTGGAATTCCAGCGTGGCTGCAATTATGGACTAAAGCGGCCTTTGAGACTACTCAAGTCTCTTATGAGTCGGATCGAGAGAGTGACCAAGAACATCAACATGGAGGcggcagcaacaacaaatTGTCCGGACTTGAGCG TATTCCAAGCCGACATGGCATCGTTGTTCGGAACTGGTCAAACTGGCGATGCTTGGAGCGGGCCGTGGGTTGCACAAGATGGTCTTGTGGCGGATAACACCCTGTTCGGCATTGCTGACGATCGTCTTTTGGGAGCATACATGTGA
- a CDS encoding DUF1338 domain-containing protein — protein MTVKEIATPDAIRALFSSALSNMYQREVPQYGTLLKLVSDINRQKDVNIQHRIEVERHGAIRLGTPEELATMRRLFSVMGMHPVGYYDLTVASLPVHATCFRPLTKEALAYNPFRVFTSLLRLELIQDESLRLQAAEILSKRKIFTPRCIELIEMFETEGALSEAAAQEFIKEALETFRWHKTSTVDMKTYKALRATHPLIADVVCFKGPHINHLTPRVLDIETAQIEMKRYGLDAKDAIEGPPPRTCPILLRQTSFLALDEAIAFSEGAETGGSHKARFGEIEQRGVALTPKGRRLYDDLINEWRQKSFDASPETKEEILAKVFERFPDDTKSLREQDLAYFTYKITDSTSKVSSTDMDALIDSGAVQLEPITYEDFLPVSAAGIFHSNLGNDGGMDHVAAADQASFEKGLGCKVNKEFELYRKMQEASIGECLKNLQ, from the coding sequence ATGACCGTGAAAGAAATCGCTACACCGGATGCCATCCGGGCCTTGTTTTCTTCCGCCCTTTCCAACATGTACCAACGCGAAGTCCCTCAGTACGGCACATTGCTAAAGCTAGTGTCTGACATCAATCGCCAAAAAGATGTCAACATTCAACATCGCATCGAGGTTGAACGTCATGGCGCCATCCGACTCGGAACACCTGAAGAGCTGGCGACGATGCGTCGGTTATTCTCTGTAATGGGAATGCATCCCGTCGGTTACTATGATCTTACTGTCGCCAGCCTCCCAGTCCATGCCACATGCTTCCGACCTCTTACAAAAGAGGCACTCGCCTACAACCCTTTTCGAGTCTTCACATCTTTGCTTCGCCTGGAACTTATCCAAGATGAGTCTCTACGACTACAGGCCGCTGAGATCCTCAGCAAGCGCAAAATTTTCACTCCCCGATGCATCGAGCTGATTGAAATGTTTGAAACCGAAGGCGCCTTgtctgaggctgctgcccaGGAGTTCATCAAAGAGGCGCTCGAGACCTTCCGCTGGCACAAGACGTCCACCGTGGACATGAAGACCTACAAAGCTCTTCGAGCCACGCATCCGCTCATCGCAGATGTCGTTTGTTTCAAAGGACCTCACATCAATCATCTGACACCCCGCGTACTCGACATCGAGACTGCCCAAATCGAGATGAAGCGATACGGTCTCGACGCGAAAGATGCCATCGAGGGACCTCCCCCGAGAACCTGTCCCATCTTGCTTCGACAGACTAGTTTCCTCGCTCTCGACGAAGCGATTGCTTTTTCGGAGGGTGCAGAGACTGGCGGAAGTCACAAGGCGCGGTTCGGAGAGATTGAGCAGCGAGGCGTAGCGTTGACACCTAAGGGTCGGCGTCTCTACGACGATCTGATCAATGAGTGGCGACAAAAATCTTTTGATGCATCGCCTGAAACCAAGGAAGAGATTCTGGCAAAGGTCTTTGAGAGGTTTCCTGACGACACGAAGAGCTTGAGGGAGCAAGACCTGGCATACTTCACCTACAAGATCACAGACTCTACATCAAAAGTGTCCAGCACTGACATGGACGCACTGATTGATTCTGGAGCTGTCCAACTAGAACCCATCACCTACGAAGACTTCCTACCCGTCAGCGCAGCTGGTATCTTTCACTCGAACCTGGGAAATGACGGTGGGATGGACCATGTCGCGGCAGCGGATCAGGCGTCTTTTGAGAAGGGCCTTGGCTGCAAAGTCAACAAGGAGTTTGAGCTATACAGGAAAATGCAGGAGGCGTCGATTGGGGAATGCCTCAAGAATCTGCAATAG